From the genome of Candidatus Paceibacterota bacterium, one region includes:
- a CDS encoding PQQ-binding-like beta-propeller repeat protein, which produces MVTAPQTEAALTPRQGGPDTASLACRLTAWVAGVFAVLVGLNLWVGHVGAKADDPLKSPQLKAYKEQLRLSPADKQLKQSIRQLDLELRQRYFRQLSQTGLGVYLLLGSAAVFVLAITQGARLRKRVPMPGPKADDPEQSVRSAARARWSVAGSGAAIGVLLFILSLGWGTALPKQTAELEKLLGPNDRAGAGGLNAAGQAQASDAATPEELRQNWPRFRGADGSGVSIFTNVPTSWDMKTGAGLAWKVPAPARGFGSPIVWGERVFFSGGDALKCEVLCLDGNTGQTLWRQPVAGGPNGPTQADVPDSTGYAASTVATDGRRVYALFANGDCAAFTLEGKPVWSKSFGALSNPYGHATSLATWRDRLIVQLDQGDGEDGKSKLYALDGRTGQIIWQRPRKTGATWATPISIEEGGRSQVITLAAPLVIAYSADDGSELWRADCMNGEITPSPVFAGGLLFVASPSEKLMAIRPDGQGDVTKTHQVWAVEDNVPDVTSPTSNSDLLFMLTTSGMLTCLDAKDGKKQWDHDFEIEFHASPNLAGNRLYLFSQNGTAVVVEAARQFRELFRTEMGDALHASPAFARDRIFLRGVTNVWCVGAAAREKIAGKQ; this is translated from the coding sequence GTGGTCACTGCGCCCCAAACCGAAGCTGCCCTCACGCCGCGCCAAGGCGGCCCCGACACAGCTTCACTGGCATGTCGGCTGACCGCATGGGTTGCTGGTGTATTCGCCGTGCTGGTGGGATTGAACCTGTGGGTAGGGCACGTCGGTGCCAAAGCGGATGACCCGCTGAAGTCGCCACAGCTCAAAGCATACAAGGAACAACTGCGGCTCAGCCCGGCCGATAAGCAGCTAAAACAGAGCATCCGTCAGCTCGACCTGGAGCTCCGTCAGCGCTACTTCCGCCAATTGTCGCAAACGGGACTTGGCGTTTACCTGCTACTCGGCAGCGCGGCTGTATTCGTCCTGGCGATCACGCAGGGCGCCCGGCTTCGCAAACGCGTGCCGATGCCCGGCCCCAAAGCCGATGATCCGGAACAATCGGTTCGCTCTGCTGCCAGAGCCCGCTGGTCGGTGGCGGGCTCCGGCGCAGCCATCGGCGTCCTGCTTTTCATTCTTAGCCTTGGCTGGGGTACAGCCCTGCCGAAGCAAACAGCAGAATTGGAGAAACTGCTTGGGCCAAACGATAGAGCCGGTGCCGGGGGACTGAACGCTGCGGGTCAGGCACAAGCGAGCGATGCGGCCACGCCCGAGGAACTCCGACAGAACTGGCCCCGCTTTCGGGGCGCGGACGGCAGTGGCGTTTCCATTTTCACTAACGTGCCGACATCGTGGGACATGAAGACTGGCGCCGGCCTCGCCTGGAAGGTTCCAGCACCGGCTCGGGGTTTCGGCTCACCCATTGTTTGGGGTGAGCGCGTCTTCTTCTCTGGCGGTGATGCGCTCAAGTGTGAGGTTCTCTGTCTCGACGGCAACACGGGTCAAACGCTTTGGCGGCAGCCTGTCGCGGGTGGCCCCAACGGACCGACACAAGCCGATGTCCCGGATTCCACCGGCTATGCCGCTTCGACCGTCGCTACGGACGGCCGGCGCGTCTACGCCCTTTTTGCGAACGGCGACTGCGCGGCATTCACCCTGGAAGGAAAACCGGTCTGGTCCAAGAGCTTTGGCGCACTGAGTAATCCTTACGGTCACGCCACCTCGCTAGCCACTTGGCGCGATCGGTTGATTGTGCAACTTGACCAGGGGGACGGCGAAGACGGCAAATCGAAACTCTACGCGTTGGATGGCCGTACCGGCCAAATCATCTGGCAGCGACCGCGCAAGACCGGCGCGACCTGGGCGACCCCCATTTCCATTGAGGAGGGCGGCAGATCGCAGGTCATTACGCTCGCTGCCCCCCTCGTGATCGCTTACTCGGCAGACGACGGCTCAGAACTATGGCGAGCCGACTGCATGAACGGGGAGATTACGCCCTCGCCCGTGTTCGCCGGGGGCTTGCTTTTTGTGGCCAGCCCGTCAGAGAAGTTGATGGCGATTCGTCCGGACGGGCAGGGGGATGTTACCAAAACCCATCAAGTGTGGGCCGTCGAGGATAACGTGCCCGATGTCACCAGCCCGACCAGCAACAGCGATTTGCTTTTCATGCTGACGACCTCGGGCATGCTGACGTGTCTCGACGCCAAAGACGGCAAGAAGCAATGGGATCACGACTTTGAGATAGAATTTCACGCATCCCCCAACCTGGCTGGAAACCGGCTTTACTTGTTCAGCCAGAATGGCACCGCAGTGGTGGTCGAGGCCGCGCGGCAGTTCAGGGAGTTGTTCCGAACCGAAATGGGCGATGCGCTTCATGCGAGCCCGGCATTCGCGCGGGACCGGATTTTCTTGCGCGGAGTGACTAACGTGTGGTGCGTTGGTGCGGCGGCACGCGAGAAGATAGCAGGAAAGCAATGA
- a CDS encoding 4Fe-4S binding protein, producing MSLSLRFANRHLSACSLALRKGSIVSRTWPAWLGILLLSVTWTFAEQRFPPPDFESGHQLPVTTTPPARALTLEYLDVAVLAGCLGLASWMVYRRRSRTGLVALSIFSLLYFGFWRKGCVCAIGSLQNVSLALCDRGYAVPLSVIAFFVLPLVLALFAGRTFCAGVCPHGALQDLVLLKPVKVPAWLEQALSVLPFIYLGAGVLFAATGSAFIICQYDPFVPIFRLSGRTLMVLSGAALLMLGMFVGRPYCRFLCPYGALLKLGAIVAKWRVRVTPDYCTQCRLCETSCPFGAMREPQASPAGAQALTRDRRRLALLLALAPVLLVGGAWLGSAFSAPASRLHPTVSLADQLASAQGTAPKFGALSPDDLALERARQTPREILTEAVAIQRKFATGGWIFGAWVGLVIGSKLISLSVRRQRTDYEPDRGGCFACARCFEFCPNELVRRGLMPAAVPIASSAASPQLPGRS from the coding sequence ATGAGCCTCAGTTTACGATTTGCCAATCGCCATTTGAGCGCCTGTTCCCTTGCCTTGCGCAAGGGGTCAATCGTAAGTCGGACATGGCCCGCCTGGCTCGGCATCCTCCTGCTTTCTGTGACATGGACCTTCGCCGAGCAGCGGTTTCCGCCGCCGGATTTCGAGAGCGGGCATCAGCTTCCGGTCACCACCACCCCACCGGCGCGGGCATTGACCCTCGAGTATCTCGACGTGGCGGTGCTGGCGGGGTGCTTGGGGCTGGCAAGCTGGATGGTCTACAGGCGGCGTTCGCGCACGGGCCTGGTGGCTCTCTCGATCTTCTCCCTGCTCTACTTCGGATTCTGGCGCAAGGGCTGTGTCTGCGCCATCGGCTCGCTGCAAAATGTCTCGCTGGCACTCTGCGACCGTGGCTACGCCGTGCCGTTGAGCGTGATCGCATTCTTCGTTCTGCCGCTAGTGCTCGCGCTCTTCGCCGGAAGAACCTTCTGCGCCGGGGTCTGTCCACACGGGGCGCTGCAGGATCTGGTGCTGCTTAAGCCGGTGAAGGTGCCGGCCTGGCTGGAACAAGCTCTGAGCGTTTTGCCTTTCATCTACCTGGGCGCGGGCGTTCTGTTCGCCGCTACCGGCAGCGCCTTTATCATCTGCCAGTATGATCCATTCGTGCCCATTTTCCGGCTGAGCGGACGGACTCTGATGGTGCTGAGCGGTGCCGCGCTGCTCATGTTGGGAATGTTTGTCGGCCGTCCTTACTGCCGGTTCTTGTGTCCTTATGGGGCGCTCCTTAAACTGGGCGCGATCGTCGCCAAGTGGCGGGTGCGCGTGACGCCGGACTACTGCACCCAATGCCGTTTGTGCGAAACGTCCTGCCCGTTCGGCGCGATGCGCGAGCCCCAGGCCAGCCCGGCAGGGGCGCAAGCCTTGACCCGGGACCGCCGGCGGCTGGCGCTGTTGCTGGCGCTTGCACCGGTGCTGCTGGTCGGCGGCGCTTGGCTGGGATCTGCCTTTAGCGCTCCGGCGTCGCGGCTCCATCCGACAGTCAGCCTGGCTGATCAGTTGGCGAGCGCTCAAGGGACCGCGCCCAAGTTTGGCGCCCTGTCGCCGGACGACCTGGCACTCGAGCGCGCCCGGCAAACACCGAGGGAGATTTTGACAGAGGCGGTGGCCATCCAACGCAAGTTCGCCACCGGCGGGTGGATTTTCGGCGCGTGGGTCGGGCTGGTGATTGGCTCCAAACTTATCAGCTTGTCCGTGCGCCGCCAACGCACTGATTACGAGCCGGACCGAGGCGGCTGCTTCGCATGCGCGAGGTGCTTCGAGTTCTGTCCGAACGAACTGGTCCGACGCGGCTTGATGCCGGCGGCTGTGCCCATCGCGAGTTCTGCTGCAAGCCCACAACTTCCAGGCAGGAGTTGA
- a CDS encoding ferredoxin, with product MDSRPQTQPSVTRRQFLRSGARAAGLAGLGAFLGVIAGRSTAKGTVWQIDPQKCVRCGNCATHCVLEQSAVKCVHAYAICGYCQLCTGYFEPEPNDLNTGAENCLCPTSAIKRTYVEDPYYEYTIDEQLCIGCAKCVEGCNRFGNGSLFLQVRHDRCVNCNECFIAKVCAGDAFRRVPADQPYLLKTISH from the coding sequence GTGGACTCCCGGCCTCAAACCCAACCGTCAGTGACGCGGCGCCAGTTCCTGCGCAGCGGCGCGCGGGCAGCCGGGCTGGCCGGGCTGGGCGCCTTCCTGGGGGTGATAGCCGGGCGCAGTACCGCCAAGGGCACAGTCTGGCAGATCGATCCCCAGAAATGCGTCCGCTGCGGCAACTGTGCCACCCATTGCGTGCTGGAACAATCCGCCGTGAAGTGCGTCCACGCTTATGCCATTTGCGGCTATTGCCAGCTTTGCACCGGCTACTTCGAACCGGAGCCTAACGATCTGAACACTGGCGCGGAGAATTGCCTGTGCCCCACTTCGGCCATCAAACGGACCTACGTCGAGGATCCGTATTACGAATACACGATTGACGAGCAGCTTTGCATCGGTTGCGCCAAGTGCGTTGAGGGCTGCAATCGCTTCGGCAATGGCTCGCTCTTCTTGCAGGTTCGGCATGACCGCTGCGTGAACTGCAACGAATGCTTCATTGCCAAAGTTTGCGCCGGGGATGCCTTCCGCCGCGTGCCCGCCGATCAGCCCTACCTGCTCAAAACGATTAGCCACTGA